In Rhinolophus ferrumequinum isolate MPI-CBG mRhiFer1 chromosome 7, mRhiFer1_v1.p, whole genome shotgun sequence, the following proteins share a genomic window:
- the TNFAIP8 gene encoding tumor necrosis factor alpha-induced protein 8 isoform X4 yields MLRLVATDVFNSKNLAVQAQKKILGKMVSKSIATTLIDDTSSEVLDELYRVTKEYTQNKKEAEKIIKNLIKTVIKLAILYRNNQFNQDELALMEKFKKKVHQLAMTVVSFHQVDYTFDRNVLSRLLNECREMLHQIIQRHLTAKSHGRVNNVFDHFSDCDFLAALYNPFGNFKPHLQKLCDGINKMLDEENI; encoded by the coding sequence TGGCCACAGATGTCTTTAATTCCAAAAACTTGGCCGTTCAGGCACAAAAGAAGATCTTGGGTAAAATGGTTTCCAAATCCATCGCTACCACCTTAATTGATGACACAAGCAGCGAAGTGCTAGATGAGCTCTACCGGGTGACCAAGGAGTACACCCAGAACAAGAAGGAGGCGGAGAAAATCATCAAAAACCTCATCAAAACGGTCATCAAGCTGGCCATTCTTTACAGGAATAATCAGTTTAATCAAGATGAGCTAGCACTGATggagaaatttaagaagaaagtTCATCAGCTTGCTATGACCGTGGTCAGTTTCCATCAGGTGGATTACACCTTTGACCGGAATGTGTTATCCAGGCTGCTAAATGAATGCAGAGAGATGCTTCACCAAATCATTCAGCGTCACCTCACCGCAAAGTCACACGGACGGGTTAATAATGTCTTTGATCATTTTTCAGATTGTGATTTTTTGGCTGCCTTGTACAATCCATTTGGGAATTTTAAACCCCACTTACAAAAACTTTGTGATGGTATCAACAAAATGTTGGATGAAGAGAACATATGA
- the TNFAIP8 gene encoding tumor necrosis factor alpha-induced protein 8 isoform X3: MSETEVATDVFNSKNLAVQAQKKILGKMVSKSIATTLIDDTSSEVLDELYRVTKEYTQNKKEAEKIIKNLIKTVIKLAILYRNNQFNQDELALMEKFKKKVHQLAMTVVSFHQVDYTFDRNVLSRLLNECREMLHQIIQRHLTAKSHGRVNNVFDHFSDCDFLAALYNPFGNFKPHLQKLCDGINKMLDEENI, encoded by the coding sequence TGGCCACAGATGTCTTTAATTCCAAAAACTTGGCCGTTCAGGCACAAAAGAAGATCTTGGGTAAAATGGTTTCCAAATCCATCGCTACCACCTTAATTGATGACACAAGCAGCGAAGTGCTAGATGAGCTCTACCGGGTGACCAAGGAGTACACCCAGAACAAGAAGGAGGCGGAGAAAATCATCAAAAACCTCATCAAAACGGTCATCAAGCTGGCCATTCTTTACAGGAATAATCAGTTTAATCAAGATGAGCTAGCACTGATggagaaatttaagaagaaagtTCATCAGCTTGCTATGACCGTGGTCAGTTTCCATCAGGTGGATTACACCTTTGACCGGAATGTGTTATCCAGGCTGCTAAATGAATGCAGAGAGATGCTTCACCAAATCATTCAGCGTCACCTCACCGCAAAGTCACACGGACGGGTTAATAATGTCTTTGATCATTTTTCAGATTGTGATTTTTTGGCTGCCTTGTACAATCCATTTGGGAATTTTAAACCCCACTTACAAAAACTTTGTGATGGTATCAACAAAATGTTGGATGAAGAGAACATATGA
- the TNFAIP8 gene encoding tumor necrosis factor alpha-induced protein 8 isoform X5 yields MATDVFNSKNLAVQAQKKILGKMVSKSIATTLIDDTSSEVLDELYRVTKEYTQNKKEAEKIIKNLIKTVIKLAILYRNNQFNQDELALMEKFKKKVHQLAMTVVSFHQVDYTFDRNVLSRLLNECREMLHQIIQRHLTAKSHGRVNNVFDHFSDCDFLAALYNPFGNFKPHLQKLCDGINKMLDEENI; encoded by the coding sequence TGGCCACAGATGTCTTTAATTCCAAAAACTTGGCCGTTCAGGCACAAAAGAAGATCTTGGGTAAAATGGTTTCCAAATCCATCGCTACCACCTTAATTGATGACACAAGCAGCGAAGTGCTAGATGAGCTCTACCGGGTGACCAAGGAGTACACCCAGAACAAGAAGGAGGCGGAGAAAATCATCAAAAACCTCATCAAAACGGTCATCAAGCTGGCCATTCTTTACAGGAATAATCAGTTTAATCAAGATGAGCTAGCACTGATggagaaatttaagaagaaagtTCATCAGCTTGCTATGACCGTGGTCAGTTTCCATCAGGTGGATTACACCTTTGACCGGAATGTGTTATCCAGGCTGCTAAATGAATGCAGAGAGATGCTTCACCAAATCATTCAGCGTCACCTCACCGCAAAGTCACACGGACGGGTTAATAATGTCTTTGATCATTTTTCAGATTGTGATTTTTTGGCTGCCTTGTACAATCCATTTGGGAATTTTAAACCCCACTTACAAAAACTTTGTGATGGTATCAACAAAATGTTGGATGAAGAGAACATATGA
- the TNFAIP8 gene encoding tumor necrosis factor alpha-induced protein 8 isoform X1: protein MVSKSIATTLIDDTSSEVLDELYRVTKEYTQNKKEAEKIIKNLIKTVIKLAILYRNNQFNQDELALMEKFKKKVHQLAMTVVSFHQVDYTFDRNVLSRLLNECREMLHQIIQRHLTAKSHGRVNNVFDHFSDCDFLAALYNPFGNFKPHLQKLCDGINKMLDEENI, encoded by the coding sequence ATGGTTTCCAAATCCATCGCTACCACCTTAATTGATGACACAAGCAGCGAAGTGCTAGATGAGCTCTACCGGGTGACCAAGGAGTACACCCAGAACAAGAAGGAGGCGGAGAAAATCATCAAAAACCTCATCAAAACGGTCATCAAGCTGGCCATTCTTTACAGGAATAATCAGTTTAATCAAGATGAGCTAGCACTGATggagaaatttaagaagaaagtTCATCAGCTTGCTATGACCGTGGTCAGTTTCCATCAGGTGGATTACACCTTTGACCGGAATGTGTTATCCAGGCTGCTAAATGAATGCAGAGAGATGCTTCACCAAATCATTCAGCGTCACCTCACCGCAAAGTCACACGGACGGGTTAATAATGTCTTTGATCATTTTTCAGATTGTGATTTTTTGGCTGCCTTGTACAATCCATTTGGGAATTTTAAACCCCACTTACAAAAACTTTGTGATGGTATCAACAAAATGTTGGATGAAGAGAACATATGA
- the TNFAIP8 gene encoding tumor necrosis factor alpha-induced protein 8 isoform X2 — protein MHSEVEESKEVATDVFNSKNLAVQAQKKILGKMVSKSIATTLIDDTSSEVLDELYRVTKEYTQNKKEAEKIIKNLIKTVIKLAILYRNNQFNQDELALMEKFKKKVHQLAMTVVSFHQVDYTFDRNVLSRLLNECREMLHQIIQRHLTAKSHGRVNNVFDHFSDCDFLAALYNPFGNFKPHLQKLCDGINKMLDEENI, from the coding sequence TGGCCACAGATGTCTTTAATTCCAAAAACTTGGCCGTTCAGGCACAAAAGAAGATCTTGGGTAAAATGGTTTCCAAATCCATCGCTACCACCTTAATTGATGACACAAGCAGCGAAGTGCTAGATGAGCTCTACCGGGTGACCAAGGAGTACACCCAGAACAAGAAGGAGGCGGAGAAAATCATCAAAAACCTCATCAAAACGGTCATCAAGCTGGCCATTCTTTACAGGAATAATCAGTTTAATCAAGATGAGCTAGCACTGATggagaaatttaagaagaaagtTCATCAGCTTGCTATGACCGTGGTCAGTTTCCATCAGGTGGATTACACCTTTGACCGGAATGTGTTATCCAGGCTGCTAAATGAATGCAGAGAGATGCTTCACCAAATCATTCAGCGTCACCTCACCGCAAAGTCACACGGACGGGTTAATAATGTCTTTGATCATTTTTCAGATTGTGATTTTTTGGCTGCCTTGTACAATCCATTTGGGAATTTTAAACCCCACTTACAAAAACTTTGTGATGGTATCAACAAAATGTTGGATGAAGAGAACATATGA